CAAATGAGTTCTTGGAtatcttctctctctttttttttctcttttgggAAGAAATAAATCGATGGATCACTCTTAAGGTGGCAAGCTGGTGATCTTCCGGTCGGCGGCGATGCAGTCGCTGAGCCCCAAGGCGTTCATGAGGATGATCATGGGGCTGTCGAGCAAGGACATCATCGGCTCCGGTGGGTACGGGACGGTGTACCTGCTGCGGCTGGACGAGAAGTCGGCGTTCGCCATCAAGAAGCTGAGCAGGGGGAGCGCGGAGATGGACCGCGGGTTCGAGCGGGAGCTGGACACCATGGGCGACATCAAGCACAGGAACATCGTCCCTCTCTGCGGCTACTACGCGGCGCCTCACTTCAACCTGCTCATCTACGAGCTCATGCCCAACGGCAGCCTGGACACCATCCTCCACGGCAAGGAGGAGAAGAAGCAGGCCCTCCTGGACTGGCCGGTGAGGTACAAGATCGCGCTGGGCGTGGCGCGGGGGCTGTCCTACCTCCACCACGACTGCATACCGCACGTCATCCACCGCGACATCAAGTCCAGCAACATACTCCTCGACCACAACATGGAAGCCAGGGTGTCGGACTTCGGCCTCGCCACGCTCATGAAGCCCAACGAGAGCCACGTCACCACCGTCGTCGCCGGCACCTTTGGCTACCTCGCCCCAGGTCCGCAGGCTGCCCAACGAAATATCAATCTATGTATTAACCTTGAGATACATCATCATGCATGTGTGTTCGCTGATCGGTGGTGTGGTTGTTGCTTCAGAGTACTTCGAGACAGGGAGGGCGACGACCAAAGGCGATGTGTACAGCTACGGCGTCGTCTTGCTTGAGCTCCTCACGGGGAAGAGGCCGACGGACGAATCCTTCCTTGAAAACGGCACACGGCTGGTGACCTGGGTAAGCATCCACCTCTCATTCCTCCCGTACTCACACCAGTGACTCAATTAAAATCTGAATGATCGGTTGTGCAAGATTTGATGCGATGAGTAGAATAATTTGGCTTAAATCTCTAGAATGATCGTTGTATGCAGTGACCAATTGATATGTTGCTGAAATAACCCCAACCTAGCtatcaactactccctctgtaaactaatataagagcgtttagatcactactttagtattctaaacgcttttatattagtttacggagggagtacttagcAATCTGTACTCCGTAGTTGTACCCATCAGAAAACTGATGGGCAGTGGCCGTCACCATGTCACCACGAGGTCCCCAATGTACTCCCATCTTCCATGTCAGATCAACGAGGACTAGTACATTACTAGCGCAGTACAGTAGTATGGTCTGATAATGGACATGTACCTTTTTTGTAGATGTGAAGTAAGGATGACGAATTAATTGGGCATGCATCCCCGGCCGTGTCAAGTGCTGACATCAGTTCATCTGTTGCTGTTTTCAGGTCAAGGAAACCATGGAGGAGAAGAGAGAGGAGCACGCCGTCGACGGCGCTCTGGCGTCTTTTCCGGCGGAGGAGGTCAAGTTCGTGTTCACCGTGGCGGAGAAGTGCCTGGAGTCTGATCCCCGCGATAGGCCAACCATGGTGCAAGTCGCCAAGATGCTTGAGCAAGCCAAGCTGGCATAGTACAGGCTAATTAACGCGCAGTATGTGTAACTAGGTGCTTAATTGGTTGCAGACAATTTTTCCACCCAAGGTGCTGCTTTTGCGAAATTCATGCTGGGTTCTGCACAAAGTTTAGAAGATTTTTGTCGGCAAACGCTACCAATGGTGTTGTATAAGAAACAAAATTTATTGTTCGGATTTGTAATTGAATTTGTACAAACAATTTTATACTTATGATCCAATACTGCTGGGTAGACATAGGTTTAGTGCATCCAAGTAAGAATCATGATGTAAGGAAACTTGATGACCTCTCTAGCTGTACCATATAAATTATTTTGGAAAATGAGAGTATCCATGACAACTTTGTGCATTGGCAAAACCTCGTAAAGGAGCTCCATCAACAGAACACCCCGAGCCTCTTCCTCAAGCTTGATATCTCAAAGGCCTTGGGGCCACATTAGCAATATTTGCCCTCCCAGCAGGAAAGGGAACTATCGCAGTGCTCCCCTGCTCCTCCGTCTCCGCCAGCGGGCACTCCGGCCCCGGCGTCCACCCCCTTGCGCCGGCGACCACCCCGGTCCCGGCGCCCACCTCTCCCGCCGAGGCGGTCTCCTCGCGTCGCTCGCCCATGGCCTCTGGCGCCTCCAGCCCGGCCTTGGTCTCATCCAGGCTGCTGCCCGTGGTCTCCGGCCTTGGCCTCTCCGCCTCACCGGGCTCCGCTGGTTCCTCCGCTGGTGCGCGCCCTTCGGCTGGTGGGCGGCCCCGGATCCGGCCGATGGCCCAGGCTCTGATGTGCTGTGGAGGAAGTCGGGCCCCTCGCGCAAGGCCCTCTGGCGCCGCAGGAAGTTGGAGATGCGGCAGCGGCAGCTTCCGGCAGCGGCGAGGCCTAGGTCGCACTCTCCGGCGTCCTCGCAGGAGCGGCGCGAAATCCCGCCGGATCTGTTCGGGCTGTGTTTCAAGTGCTTTCGGGAGGGACATCACCGGGAAGACTGCACGTTTAAACCGCTCTGCATCCGCTGCGGGCTGGAAGGGCACATCTGATCAGAGTGCACGCGCCCCAGGAGTCCGCGCCCGGAGGAGGAGctccggggcgatgccatggCTAAGGTGGCGCGCTACGGCCAGCAACTGCCGCCAGCAGGACTTGCGGGCAGGCTGTCGCCGGCGACTAGGCAGGTCTCCCCTCAGGGGCGGCCCTCGTCAGTCGCGGTGGACACCGTACCTGTGGGGTCTTGGCTGGCGCCGCCAGCTGCGGCCGTTGATGTCTGTGTCATCTCGCGGACCCCGGAGATGGACGACATGGAGCGGCGCCTCCGTCTGGCAGTGGTGGCATACATCGGTAGCTCGCGGCCGGTGGTTTCATGTGTGGATGTGGCAGAGGCCATCGCTGCACAGTTAGACATCCCTAGGCACAAGTTCTCTGTGCACAAGTACCATCCGGAAGACTTCCTCGTGGTCTTTGCGGCGCTGGATCTTCGCAACAAGGCGCTGATGGCCAACTCGGTTGAGCATGGCTTCTTCAAGATCTTCTTCAGGCCATGGCTTCGACAGGCGCAGGCGGTGACTAAGGTGATGCGTTCTTAGGTGGACCTGATGATCGAGGGCGTCCCATCCCACATCTGGACGCGGGACACGGCGGCAGAGCTCCTCGGCTCCGGCTGCCTGGTGGACAGTCTTGCACTAGAGATAGCCAACCGGGAAGATCTCTCGTTGTTCAAGCTGCGGGCGTGGTGCGTTGATCCGGATGAGATGCCGGTGGCCAAGAGGTTGTGGGTGCCGGAGCCAGAGGTGGTTGGCAACCCTGCGGCTCTCCGGCCATCTTCCTGCCAGCTTTTGGAGTACAAGACTCTCATCCACATTGGCAGAGTCAGGGAACATGCGGGTCCTGAGGGCTGGCTTCGCCCTCCTAGCTCCGATGGCAGTGGTCAGAGCGAACTGCCAGAGGACTCCGGCAGCTTTTCGTGAAGTGGTGAATGGCGGGTGCTACCGTGGACGCGCGGTGTTCATGATGCCCGCGGTGGCGcgccggcgggtggtgctccagGTGGCTCATATCGTCAGGCTCTCTTGGGACGTGTTGGTCCGTCCGACTGGCGcattccgccgatgcccatgggaGTCGCTAATGCGCCGCCGCGGCCACAGCCTGAGTGCTCTGCGCAGCTGGTGATGAGAGAGGCCATCCCGGTGCCTGCTTCGGTTGCCAACCTAACCAGGTCGGTGGGGCCGCTTGCCACTGTGGATCCGGGGCAAGGCGATGTGGCCACTATGGAGCTTGCACCAACGTTCAGATTGGCCGCAGAAGATCAAAGTGGTGGGGCCGCGGGCCAGGAGTTGGTGGTGGCAGGGGCTATCCGTGCGTTATCCCCTGTGCTGGACCAGGAGTTGCCCCTACAGCTGGCAATGAGGACAAATCGGCTGATTCGGTCGTGCAAGAATCGGCGAATCCCGAGGATGCTGCCAGGGGTGCCACAAAGCGACCGAGGAAATTGGCCTGGAAGTGCCTGAGATTCCAGAGGAGACCGGTCAAGTCCTGGTTCCCGGGCACGCGCAGTGCCACGTGCCTCGTGATGAAGGGCTGGTTGGAGCTACGGTCCAGGAAGGAGAGCATGCGCCCAGGTGGGCCCCGGTGGAGGAAATTTCGTCCGGTGCGCCGCTGCATGCCGTGGTGGGGCCGGATCGACCAAATAGGACTGGCGCTGATCCCGAGCCAGAGGCGTGCGGGGAGCCGGTTAGCTGCATGGATGCGCCCCGCCTGGTGGAGCGTGCCGGTTGCATGGATGTTGCCATTCCCATGCACGCTCAAGCCGATCTTTTGCTGCCTCCTAAGGAGCAAATTGCGGTAGCAAATATTAAAGCTTTCTGCACAGGGCTTTTGAAGAAACTCGCCCCACCGCT
The Aegilops tauschii subsp. strangulata cultivar AL8/78 chromosome 3, Aet v6.0, whole genome shotgun sequence genome window above contains:
- the LOC109786814 gene encoding receptor-like serine/threonine-protein kinase At1g78530, which gives rise to MSTKLIALYITVCSVLFIISKMLISFLCYKKWARKKRIIETSLTGGKLVIFRSAAMQSLSPKAFMRMIMGLSSKDIIGSGGYGTVYLLRLDEKSAFAIKKLSRGSAEMDRGFERELDTMGDIKHRNIVPLCGYYAAPHFNLLIYELMPNGSLDTILHGKEEKKQALLDWPVRYKIALGVARGLSYLHHDCIPHVIHRDIKSSNILLDHNMEARVSDFGLATLMKPNESHVTTVVAGTFGYLAPEYFETGRATTKGDVYSYGVVLLELLTGKRPTDESFLENGTRLVTWVKETMEEKREEHAVDGALASFPAEEVKFVFTVAEKCLESDPRDRPTMVQVAKMLEQAKLA